From Mus musculus strain C57BL/6J chromosome 17, GRCm38.p6 C57BL/6J, the proteins below share one genomic window:
- the Dcpp3 gene encoding demilune cell and parotid protein 3 isoform X1: MDMAKCSWFPVQDLGGLCSFPSDFEMFQLEAMLALLILAFLGTPTVLTQDYHGPEVGKHSCTSTPEEKNITSIRVFLQARSIVGIQFNYDDKDGQVYGSTAGKEMVARLSKEEHITGVEGSYSPSALTQIVFTTTQPRQLMVGYHVGIYQYSSYPDDPSFVLKGACVSWRAGGIKSILFLWGSENSSCVKYGHSG, from the exons ATGGACATGGCAAAATGCAGCTGGTTCCCTGTCCAAGACTTGGGTGGTCTTTGCTCTTTCCCCTCAGACTTTGAGATGTTCCAGCTGGAGGCCATGCTGGCCTTACTGATTCTTGCCTTCTTGGGCACCCCCACCGTTTTGACACAAG ATTATCATGGTCCAGAAGTTGGAAAACATTCCTGCACTAGCAcacctgaagaaaaaaatataacaagTATCCGGGTATTTCTTCAGGCTAGATCGATTGTTGG AATTCAGTTCAACTATGATGACAAGGACGGTCAAGTGTATGGCTCAACTGCCGGGAAGGAAATGGTAGCCAGACTGTCTAAGGAAGAGCACATCACTGGGGTCGAAGGCTCATACTCTCCTTCTGCTTTAACTCAGATAGTCTTTACAACCACCCAGCCGCGCCAGCTAATGGTGGGGTATCACGTGGGTATTTATCAGTACTCTAGCTACCCTGATGATCCCAGCTTTGTGCTCAAGGGAGCTTGTGTCTCTTGGAGGGCAGGTGGCATAAAGAGTATCTTGTTTTTGTGGGGAAGTGAAAACAGTTCATGTGTGAAATATGGCCACTCAGGCTGA
- the Dcpp3 gene encoding demilune cell and parotid protein 3 precursor, with product MFQLEAMLALLILAFLGTPTVLTQDYHGPEVGKHSCTSTPEEKNITSIRVFLQARSIVGIQFNYDDKDGQVYGSTAGKEMVARLSKEEHITGVEGSYSPSALTQIVFTTTQPRQLMVGYHVGIYQYSSYPDDPSFVLKGACVSWRAGGIKSILFLWGSENSSCVKYGHSG from the exons ATGTTCCAGCTGGAGGCCATGCTGGCCTTACTGATTCTTGCCTTCTTGGGCACCCCCACCGTTTTGACACAAG ATTATCATGGTCCAGAAGTTGGAAAACATTCCTGCACTAGCAcacctgaagaaaaaaatataacaagTATCCGGGTATTTCTTCAGGCTAGATCGATTGTTGG AATTCAGTTCAACTATGATGACAAGGACGGTCAAGTGTATGGCTCAACTGCCGGGAAGGAAATGGTAGCCAGACTGTCTAAGGAAGAGCACATCACTGGGGTCGAAGGCTCATACTCTCCTTCTGCTTTAACTCAGATAGTCTTTACAACCACCCAGCCGCGCCAGCTAATGGTGGGGTATCACGTGGGTATTTATCAGTACTCTAGCTACCCTGATGATCCCAGCTTTGTGCTCAAGGGAGCTTGTGTCTCTTGGAGGGCAGGTGGCATAAAGAGTATCTTGTTTTTGTGGGGAAGTGAAAACAGTTCATGTGTGAAATATGGCCACTCAGGCTGA